The following coding sequences lie in one Stenotrophomonas rhizophila genomic window:
- a CDS encoding copper homeostasis protein CutC: protein MARRLLEIASNSVASALAAQAGGADRIELFDNLAEGGTTPSYGSIAVARERLRIPLFVLIRARPGDFHYGPLEAEIMLRDIAHCRQLGCDGVVIGALDADGNVDTALCQALVSAAGPLQVTFHRAFDAARDLPAALEQVIALGCQRVLTSGGQASAEAGAERVAALVAQSNARIGVMAGAGLNARNIAAVAARTGCVELHASAKAAQRSAMRHHNPALVGLSPDWTVTDAEEVTALRAALDQI, encoded by the coding sequence ATGGCGCGTCGGCTGCTGGAAATCGCCTCCAATTCGGTAGCCTCGGCGCTGGCCGCGCAGGCCGGTGGCGCCGATCGCATTGAACTGTTCGACAACCTCGCCGAGGGCGGCACCACGCCGTCTTACGGCAGCATTGCCGTGGCCCGCGAGCGCCTGCGCATCCCGTTGTTCGTGTTGATCCGCGCGCGCCCGGGCGACTTCCACTACGGCCCGCTCGAGGCGGAGATCATGCTGCGCGATATCGCCCACTGCCGGCAGCTGGGCTGCGATGGCGTGGTGATTGGCGCGCTGGACGCCGACGGCAACGTGGACACGGCGCTGTGCCAGGCGCTGGTGTCGGCTGCCGGGCCCCTGCAGGTAACGTTCCATCGCGCGTTCGACGCCGCACGCGACCTGCCCGCCGCGCTGGAGCAGGTGATCGCGCTGGGCTGCCAGCGCGTGCTGACCTCGGGCGGCCAGGCCAGTGCCGAAGCGGGCGCGGAGAGGGTGGCGGCGCTGGTGGCGCAGTCGAACGCGCGCATTGGCGTGATGGCCGGCGCAGGGCTCAACGCGCGCAACATCGCCGCGGTGGCCGCACGCACGGGGTGTGTTGAACTGCACGCATCGGCCAAGGCGGCGCAGCGTTCGGCGATGCGCCACCACAACCCAGCCCTGGTGGGCCTGTCGCCGGATTGGACCGTTACCGACGCCGAAGAAGTCACCGCGCTGCGCGCCGCGCTGGACCAGATCTGA